A genomic segment from Bosea sp. OAE506 encodes:
- a CDS encoding methyl-accepting chemotaxis protein, with product MDLIIALVESLSFILLAALAVTIVTPRVERYKLLQPLLVGALFALAGLASMTHPFMIAPGVTVSSRNIAALLAGVVGGPLAAVVTTLPLSLLRYVQGGNGMTMGIAGILLSGVCGLAIFWRRPRRERTIFRSDIPLIALGAAVVLLPTPLLLPDSAMIWRVLTQALPPTLIVNVAGATLGALIILIDAERREMAYQFQNLAERVPGTLYQRILSPDGRVSYRFASFHLGDLLGLKQDEVERDARIWIDRMVPEDRARFEEACRNGFDPSDNWRLQLRYQGKDGRIVALRSEATMRQLPDGTRIWDGILFDATDERTLEARRAEIEEARRQQLDELAGQLEVTVGKALREVAQSARRMHEAAGAMALSADATTKRAEAVTRDADTASTRIGSVAAAAEEIDASIRELTRQTDRADQAAHDAASYVRETQADVAGLNAAADKASAVLDFIEDIAARTNLLALNATIEAARAGAAGRGFAVVAGEVKNLAEQTQKATRDIAATLQDVRSAAATASGAVSFMDRTMSDMEQSSGVLARVVNRQADIVTTIAADAQAVARSAVAVTSNVGSVGDEARVTGEAARLVLEAARTVEEQTGALDQYVGDFVASVRRRL from the coding sequence ATGGACCTGATCATCGCCCTCGTCGAGAGCCTGTCCTTCATTCTCCTGGCCGCGCTCGCCGTCACCATCGTGACGCCGCGGGTCGAGCGCTACAAGCTGCTGCAGCCGCTGCTGGTCGGTGCGCTCTTTGCGTTGGCGGGCCTTGCGAGCATGACGCATCCTTTCATGATCGCGCCCGGCGTCACGGTCAGCTCGCGCAACATCGCGGCGCTTCTGGCCGGTGTCGTCGGCGGTCCGCTCGCGGCGGTCGTCACGACGCTGCCGCTGTCGCTGCTGCGCTATGTCCAGGGCGGCAACGGCATGACCATGGGCATAGCCGGCATACTCCTCAGCGGAGTGTGCGGCCTGGCGATCTTCTGGCGCAGGCCGCGTCGCGAGCGCACGATCTTCCGCAGCGACATCCCCCTGATCGCGCTTGGCGCCGCCGTCGTTCTGCTGCCGACGCCGCTGTTGCTGCCCGATTCCGCGATGATCTGGCGGGTGCTGACGCAGGCTCTGCCGCCGACGCTGATCGTCAATGTCGCCGGCGCGACGCTCGGCGCCCTCATCATCCTGATCGATGCCGAGCGCCGGGAGATGGCCTACCAGTTCCAGAATCTGGCGGAGCGGGTGCCCGGTACGCTCTATCAGCGCATCCTCTCGCCCGATGGCCGCGTCAGCTATCGCTTCGCCTCCTTCCATCTCGGCGATCTGCTGGGGCTGAAGCAGGACGAGGTCGAGCGCGACGCCCGGATCTGGATCGACCGGATGGTCCCCGAGGATCGCGCCCGCTTCGAGGAGGCCTGCCGCAACGGCTTCGACCCCAGCGACAACTGGCGCCTCCAGCTGCGCTACCAGGGCAAGGATGGCCGCATCGTCGCCCTGCGCAGCGAGGCGACGATGCGGCAACTGCCCGACGGCACCCGGATCTGGGACGGCATCCTCTTCGACGCGACGGATGAGCGGACCCTCGAGGCGCGGCGCGCCGAGATCGAGGAAGCCCGCCGCCAGCAGCTCGACGAACTCGCGGGCCAGCTCGAGGTCACGGTCGGCAAGGCGTTGCGGGAGGTCGCCCAGTCGGCGCGCCGCATGCACGAGGCGGCCGGCGCGATGGCGCTCAGCGCGGACGCCACGACCAAGCGCGCGGAAGCGGTGACGCGCGACGCCGACACGGCCTCCACCCGCATCGGCAGCGTTGCCGCGGCGGCCGAGGAGATCGACGCCTCGATCCGGGAGCTGACGCGCCAGACGGACCGGGCCGACCAGGCTGCCCATGACGCGGCGAGCTATGTGCGCGAGACGCAGGCCGATGTCGCCGGGCTGAACGCCGCCGCCGACAAGGCCAGCGCCGTGCTCGATTTCATCGAGGATATCGCGGCCCGCACGAATCTGCTGGCGCTCAACGCCACCATCGAGGCCGCTCGCGCCGGAGCCGCCGGGCGCGGCTTCGCCGTCGTCGCGGGAGAGGTCAAGAACCTCGCCGAACAGACCCAGAAGGCGACCCGCGACATCGCCGCGACCCTGCAGGATGTCCGCTCGGCCGCCGCGACCGCCTCCGGCGCGGTCTCCTTCATGGACCGCACGATGAGCGACATGGAGCAGAGTTCCGGCGTGCTGGCGCGCGTCGTCAACCGTCAGGCGGACATCGTCACCACCATCGCCGCCGACGCCCAGGCCGTGGCCCGCAGCGCGGTTGCCGTAACCTCGAATGTCGGCTCCGTCGGCGACGAGGCCCGCGTGACCGGGGAAGCCGCCCGCCTCGTGCTCGAGGCGGCCCGCACGGTCGAGGAGCAGACCGGCGCGCTCGATCAATATGTCGGCGATTTCGTCGCCAGCGTCCGCCGCCGGCTCTGA
- a CDS encoding methyl-accepting chemotaxis protein, protein MLLELTRGLGYLIVAAVLVPLATQRLGSHHRLRQIVIGLIIAAGGSASMFDPIVVEPGILLDFRNIAAVLAGPLGGPIAAVITAAGLGAARIYIGGAGTQAGIVGLILCAAIGLGVSLWLRRSGRSVTMSGFVALSLVAAWMPIAMILLYAEFPRAWDLMRAISGPAATAVNVAGGLLIGFIIKSDHQRIEAMLRLEACTANMPGVLYQKILRPDGTIQHKLANSKIEQFLDVTREEVERDPESWLRWMVPEDRAFLNEANATAAADRTLKPWRFEARHIRDDGTLIWLRTDAAPRRLPDGSICWDGIMTDVTAERTLAQQRHEMDQDRKAAVEELAVQLEAKVGKALQEVASSVRGMHDAANAMAGSAHNTALRAGEVTREAELASRRVGSVAVAAEEIEASIRELTRQTAHADEMVRGAASYVRTTRQDVAGLGAAADKVSSVLDFIEDIASRTNLLALNATIEAARAGAAGRGFAVVAGEVKNLAEQTQKATRDIAATLQDIRGAAATASDAVAQIEGTMTAIEQTSGAIAGVVSRQADIATSITIDAQAVAGSTSAVTSSVGSVAAEVSVTGDAAERVLDVARRVDDQTASLDRYVGEFVGSLRRRL, encoded by the coding sequence ATGCTACTGGAACTGACCCGGGGTCTGGGTTACCTCATCGTTGCGGCCGTCCTGGTCCCGCTGGCGACGCAGCGACTGGGCAGCCATCACCGGCTCCGGCAGATCGTCATCGGCCTGATCATCGCCGCCGGCGGCAGTGCCAGCATGTTCGACCCCATCGTCGTCGAGCCCGGCATCCTACTCGATTTCCGCAACATCGCCGCCGTCCTCGCCGGACCGCTCGGCGGGCCGATCGCTGCCGTCATCACGGCCGCCGGCCTCGGCGCAGCGCGGATCTATATCGGCGGCGCGGGGACGCAGGCCGGCATCGTCGGCCTCATCCTCTGTGCCGCCATCGGCCTCGGCGTTTCGCTCTGGCTTCGGCGCTCGGGCCGCAGCGTCACGATGAGCGGCTTCGTCGCGCTGAGCCTGGTCGCGGCCTGGATGCCGATCGCCATGATCCTGCTCTATGCCGAGTTTCCGCGTGCCTGGGACCTCATGAGGGCGATCTCCGGCCCCGCCGCGACGGCGGTCAACGTCGCCGGCGGCCTGCTGATCGGCTTCATCATCAAGAGCGACCACCAGCGCATCGAGGCGATGCTGCGGCTGGAGGCCTGCACCGCCAACATGCCGGGCGTCCTCTACCAGAAGATCCTGCGCCCGGACGGCACGATCCAGCACAAGCTCGCCAATTCCAAGATCGAGCAGTTCCTCGACGTGACGCGCGAGGAGGTCGAGCGTGATCCGGAAAGCTGGCTGCGCTGGATGGTGCCCGAGGATCGCGCCTTCCTCAACGAGGCCAACGCGACGGCGGCCGCAGACCGGACGCTCAAGCCCTGGCGGTTCGAGGCGCGCCATATCCGCGACGACGGCACGCTGATCTGGCTGCGCACCGATGCCGCTCCGCGCCGGTTGCCCGACGGTTCGATCTGCTGGGACGGCATCATGACCGACGTCACTGCCGAGCGGACCCTGGCGCAGCAGCGCCACGAGATGGACCAGGATCGCAAGGCCGCGGTCGAGGAACTCGCCGTCCAGCTCGAGGCCAAGGTCGGCAAGGCCCTCCAGGAGGTCGCGTCCTCGGTCCGCGGCATGCACGACGCGGCCAATGCGATGGCCGGCAGTGCCCACAACACCGCCCTGCGGGCGGGCGAGGTGACCCGCGAGGCGGAGCTCGCCTCCCGCCGCGTCGGCAGCGTCGCCGTTGCCGCCGAGGAGATCGAGGCCTCGATCCGAGAACTGACCCGGCAGACGGCCCATGCCGACGAGATGGTGCGCGGCGCCGCGAGCTATGTCCGCACCACCCGGCAGGACGTGGCGGGCCTCGGCGCGGCGGCCGACAAGGTCAGCTCCGTGCTCGATTTCATTGAGGACATCGCCTCCCGCACCAACCTGCTCGCGCTCAACGCCACGATCGAGGCGGCGCGGGCCGGAGCAGCCGGGCGCGGCTTCGCCGTCGTCGCCGGCGAGGTCAAGAACCTCGCCGAGCAGACCCAGAAGGCGACGCGCGACATCGCGGCGACCCTTCAGGACATCCGCGGCGCGGCAGCCACCGCCTCCGACGCCGTGGCCCAGATCGAGGGCACGATGACCGCGATCGAGCAGACCTCGGGCGCGATCGCCGGCGTCGTCAGCCGCCAGGCGGATATTGCCACCTCCATCACCATCGACGCGCAGGCGGTGGCCGGCAGCACCAGCGCGGTGACCTCAAGCGTCGGCTCCGTGGCCGCGGAGGTCTCGGTTACGGGGGATGCGGCCGAGCGTGTGCTCGACGTCGCCCGCCGGGTCGACGACCAGACCGCTTCGCTCGACCGCTATGTCGGTGAGTTCGTCGGCAGCCTGCGACGTCGCCTGTAG